The following proteins are co-located in the Piscirickettsia litoralis genome:
- a CDS encoding DUF2975 domain-containing protein, with the protein MAIDSYRVGEKNHFLKAVLIILCIVGFASLLVQAVVAMLVFVITPAIDIQLSASQSELFSYIANFSPLASFVTFILTCFSLIHLLRKGYVTQGSFFSRILFSVVLFAVVILLIIPSLMQWLYPFNCNHITASNESLCSIQQLNYPTRMTSLVFGVAPYLIFSYGCFIIIRLFKNYERGLVFTKENVTLYNKIGWSALLWAILKPIAQSLQTFVLSLHLGPGHYAVRILVQESSYIAGFIGLLIVIISYVMREGQRLQEQEDYTV; encoded by the coding sequence ATGGCGATAGATTCCTACCGAGTCGGTGAGAAAAATCATTTTTTAAAAGCGGTACTTATCATCTTATGTATCGTGGGCTTCGCATCGCTATTAGTGCAAGCGGTTGTTGCAATGCTGGTATTTGTCATCACCCCAGCGATTGATATCCAGCTTAGTGCCAGTCAATCAGAGCTCTTTAGCTACATTGCCAATTTCTCGCCACTTGCAAGCTTTGTGACATTCATACTCACCTGCTTCTCGCTCATTCATTTACTACGCAAAGGCTATGTTACTCAAGGCAGCTTCTTTTCTCGTATTCTTTTTAGCGTTGTTCTTTTTGCCGTTGTTATTTTATTGATTATCCCTTCTTTAATGCAGTGGCTTTATCCCTTTAACTGTAACCATATTACAGCAAGCAATGAAAGCCTCTGCTCTATCCAGCAACTTAACTACCCAACACGCATGACCAGCTTAGTCTTTGGAGTCGCGCCCTATCTGATTTTCTCCTATGGCTGCTTTATTATTATTCGCCTCTTTAAAAATTATGAGCGTGGCCTTGTTTTTACTAAAGAAAATGTCACCTTATACAACAAAATTGGCTGGAGTGCGCTGCTTTGGGCAATTCTAAAACCCATCGCCCAGTCCTTGCAAACCTTTGTTCTCTCTTTACATCTAGGGCCAGGTCACTACGCAGTCCGCATTCTCGTTCAAGAAAGTAGCTATATCGCCGGGTTTATTGGTCTACTCATTGTTATAATTTCATATGTAATGCGTGAAGGGCAACGACTTCAAGAACAAGAGGATTACACAGTTTAA
- a CDS encoding shikimate kinase, protein MSVKCSTLYKNLPLNNAQAKAMLIILYGPPGVGKNYVSEWLARTYDFYFYDADIHLTDEMRQCIQNKQPFTQPMRDHFFTEVISHTQHYLNQYPHVVMAQAISQKKNREQLHNAFPDAHFVHITTSRRLQLKRLAVRGDWVTPDWVDKLLAVQEPANKEHDQVENSQDQISLEQQFTRLFRQWGCLQYKVGPVK, encoded by the coding sequence ATGTCAGTGAAGTGCTCAACACTGTACAAGAACTTACCACTTAACAATGCGCAGGCTAAAGCAATGCTGATTATTCTTTATGGACCACCTGGCGTCGGCAAAAATTATGTTTCTGAGTGGCTGGCCCGAACCTATGATTTCTACTTTTATGATGCAGACATCCATCTCACCGACGAGATGCGCCAGTGCATACAAAATAAACAACCTTTCACGCAACCCATGCGTGATCACTTCTTTACTGAGGTCATTAGCCATACACAGCATTACCTTAACCAATACCCCCATGTTGTAATGGCTCAGGCGATTAGCCAAAAGAAAAACCGTGAACAACTACACAACGCCTTTCCTGATGCTCACTTTGTCCATATCACTACCTCCAGGCGGCTACAGCTAAAGCGTCTGGCTGTTCGAGGTGATTGGGTCACACCAGACTGGGTGGATAAATTGCTTGCAGTTCAAGAGCCTGCCAATAAAGAGCATGATCAAGTAGAGAACAGCCAGGATCAAATCAGCCTAGAGCAACAGTTTACAAGGCTTTTCAGACAATGGGGTTGCTTGCAATATAAAGTAGGTCCAGTAAAATAA
- the dapA gene encoding 4-hydroxy-tetrahydrodipicolinate synthase has product MIKGSIVALVTPMTAEGQLDIEALRGLAEWHVQSGTSAIVAMGTTGEASTLTADENRAVLQHVVEQVAGRIPVIAGTGSPSTQATIEKTQAAHSQGVDACLLVTPYYNKPTQEGLYQHFKTIAESVAIPFILYNVPGRTQCDLSVETTARLSKFDAIVGVKDATADLTRVAQLRAMCSEGFALYSGDDPTAREFIQLGGHGVISVTANTAPVLMQRMCDALMQGDFALAERIDNQLLNLHHALFSESNPIPVKYVLHKMQRIAPGIRLPLTWLSEEKHSAIDAEIRQLIETTE; this is encoded by the coding sequence GTGATTAAAGGAAGCATTGTTGCACTTGTGACTCCTATGACTGCTGAGGGGCAGCTTGATATCGAAGCGTTGCGTGGATTGGCTGAGTGGCATGTCCAATCGGGAACCTCGGCGATTGTGGCGATGGGAACCACCGGAGAAGCGTCGACGTTGACGGCGGATGAAAACCGCGCGGTATTGCAGCATGTTGTTGAGCAGGTGGCAGGCCGAATTCCCGTCATTGCAGGCACGGGTAGTCCTTCGACTCAAGCGACGATAGAAAAAACACAGGCGGCTCATTCTCAAGGGGTGGATGCCTGCTTGTTAGTGACTCCTTATTACAATAAGCCAACCCAAGAAGGTTTATATCAGCACTTTAAGACGATTGCTGAATCTGTTGCGATTCCTTTTATTCTCTATAATGTTCCAGGCCGCACTCAGTGTGATTTGTCTGTTGAAACGACTGCGCGTTTGTCTAAATTCGATGCTATTGTCGGCGTTAAGGATGCAACGGCAGATTTAACACGTGTTGCACAACTGCGAGCAATGTGCTCAGAAGGGTTTGCTTTATACAGTGGTGATGACCCAACGGCACGCGAATTTATTCAGTTGGGGGGCCACGGCGTGATTTCAGTCACTGCAAATACTGCACCTGTACTGATGCAGCGAATGTGTGATGCATTGATGCAAGGTGACTTTGCTTTGGCTGAGAGAATTGATAATCAGCTATTAAATTTACATCATGCGTTATTTTCTGAGTCGAATCCGATTCCAGTGAAGTATGTTCTACATAAAATGCAGCGGATTGCGCCTGGAATTCGCTTGCCACTAACATGGCTTTCTGAAGAAAAACACTCTGCTATTGATGCGGAAATTAGGCAGTTAATCGAAACAACAGAATAA
- the purC gene encoding phosphoribosylaminoimidazolesuccinocarboxamide synthase — protein sequence MQKKSLLYSGKVKSVYQTEDPERLVMEFRDDATAFNGVKHELLENKGKVSNIFNAFIMQKLEAAGIKTHFIEQISDNESLVKPLDMLRVECVVRNVAAGSLSKRYGIEEGAELRAPIFEFFLKDDELGDPMINDEHIVAFGWGTREDINKMRELTIKVNSVLKELFLQGEIILVDYKLEFGYNNGELLLGDEFTPDNCRLWDASTHEKMDKDRFRRGLGSVVESYIDVGRRIGISSL from the coding sequence ATGCAGAAGAAGTCGCTATTGTACTCAGGTAAAGTGAAGTCTGTTTACCAGACAGAGGATCCGGAACGTTTGGTGATGGAGTTCCGTGATGATGCGACCGCATTTAATGGCGTGAAGCATGAATTACTCGAGAACAAAGGCAAAGTGAGTAATATCTTTAATGCGTTTATAATGCAGAAACTGGAAGCTGCTGGCATTAAGACCCACTTTATCGAGCAAATTTCTGATAACGAATCTTTAGTTAAGCCTCTCGATATGTTGAGGGTTGAGTGTGTTGTTAGAAATGTTGCTGCGGGTAGTTTAAGTAAACGATACGGCATAGAAGAAGGGGCTGAGTTAAGGGCACCTATTTTTGAGTTTTTCTTAAAAGATGACGAGTTGGGTGATCCGATGATCAATGATGAGCATATTGTCGCTTTTGGCTGGGGAACACGTGAAGATATTAATAAAATGCGTGAACTCACTATCAAAGTTAATAGTGTTCTAAAAGAGTTGTTTTTGCAAGGTGAAATTATACTGGTTGATTATAAGCTTGAATTTGGCTATAACAACGGCGAACTACTCTTAGGCGATGAGTTTACTCCGGATAATTGCCGATTATGGGATGCGAGTACTCATGAAAAAATGGACAAAGACCGCTTTCGCCGTGGTTTAGGCAGTGTTGTCGAATCTTACATTGATGTTGGCCGCAGAATCGGAATCTCCTCTCTTTAA
- a CDS encoding DotH/IcmK family type IV secretion protein: MSTAAFNQLTKNDFPLKPSQIHQYKNLYDAQQKAESAPAGDEPRESSSSIIPVGLQPGGVEPIVRVAKGMISSIVMTDQSGKVWPISSYSLGDPENFNIQWNKASGVLMVQGLKAYGQANIGIMLKGLDIPVMLSLVLGQKNVGLS, encoded by the coding sequence GTGAGTACAGCTGCTTTCAATCAACTAACAAAGAATGATTTTCCTTTAAAGCCGAGTCAAATTCATCAATATAAAAACTTATATGATGCACAACAAAAGGCAGAGTCTGCACCTGCGGGAGACGAACCTCGTGAAAGCTCATCCTCTATTATACCTGTGGGGTTACAGCCTGGAGGAGTTGAGCCTATCGTCCGTGTTGCAAAAGGGATGATTAGCTCCATTGTTATGACAGATCAATCTGGCAAGGTGTGGCCGATTAGTTCGTACAGCCTGGGTGATCCCGAAAATTTTAATATTCAATGGAATAAAGCGAGTGGAGTGCTGATGGTCCAAGGGCTAAAGGCTTATGGACAGGCCAATATTGGTATTATGCTAAAAGGTTTAGATATCCCTGTGATGCTCTCTTTGGTTTTAGGGCAAAAAAATGTGGGATTATCTTGA
- a CDS encoding DotH/IcmK family type IV secretion protein, whose product MWDYLDYIRVQSYQSADEATAATTQHAPDDLIQLLNGLAPEGAKSLKVEGGAAAQVWLYRGMYLLLTPGVLVSPQWQAKQSSTGPDPLHAYELSATPSLLISMSGVLKSVTVLSS is encoded by the coding sequence ATGTGGGATTATCTTGATTATATTCGTGTTCAAAGTTACCAGTCTGCCGATGAAGCGACTGCCGCGACGACACAACATGCACCTGATGATTTGATTCAATTGCTTAATGGGCTCGCACCCGAGGGTGCTAAATCTCTTAAAGTAGAAGGTGGAGCTGCGGCACAAGTTTGGTTATATCGAGGGATGTACTTGCTGTTAACTCCGGGGGTCTTAGTTTCACCACAATGGCAGGCCAAGCAAAGTAGTACTGGACCGGACCCACTACATGCGTATGAGCTTTCTGCAACCCCGTCATTGCTTATTTCTATGAGTGGTGTACTAAAGTCTGTTACAGTGCTGAGTAGTTAG
- a CDS encoding TrbI/VirB10 family protein — translation MKLKTIKRAKSFLSAHPRLRVLIIFIVIMSIIVILVNNLAQPKAITSLGGSYVSSPDEHMGEGATKYTNKVYDQMSQTNQAEEVKQAETQGKTLVAESTQNIHPQAYKMNQQDRQIEEITGSHIFKKILHREAVQKQYQPVERATQKQNNTAQEKQQRTQEYFAAVSEKTAQMDSQIKRMSGRWGHVAVQQGMVAKVAAASGSANAGQLQGDHGNVIEKAGSILFAVLDTQLNSDQPGTPVMATIVQGKFKKAKLLGSFKRENDKLVIIFDRMSLPALDHTISIKAYAINATTAQNALASDVDNHYLLRYGGLFASAFLQGFGEYFSQSASGGVCGSSSTCIVTGDQSNNEANRTTRKAIYSGFGQVGSILADKASREFDRPPTVTLNQGVGMGILFMSDVKV, via the coding sequence ATGAAACTAAAAACAATTAAACGCGCAAAAAGCTTTTTATCTGCACACCCTAGGCTGCGTGTGCTCATTATTTTTATTGTTATCATGAGTATTATTGTCATATTAGTTAATAACCTTGCACAACCTAAAGCGATAACTTCATTGGGAGGCTCATACGTAAGCAGTCCAGATGAGCATATGGGTGAAGGAGCAACAAAATATACCAATAAAGTTTATGATCAGATGAGCCAAACCAATCAGGCTGAAGAGGTGAAACAAGCTGAGACTCAAGGGAAAACACTTGTGGCCGAATCAACCCAAAATATTCACCCACAAGCGTATAAGATGAACCAACAAGACCGGCAAATTGAAGAAATTACTGGCTCTCATATTTTCAAAAAAATATTACATAGAGAAGCTGTGCAAAAACAGTATCAGCCTGTCGAACGAGCAACACAAAAACAGAATAATACGGCGCAAGAGAAGCAGCAAAGAACTCAAGAATACTTCGCCGCAGTTTCAGAAAAAACAGCTCAAATGGATAGCCAAATTAAAAGAATGTCAGGTCGTTGGGGTCACGTTGCGGTTCAGCAAGGCATGGTCGCTAAAGTTGCAGCCGCAAGTGGTTCAGCGAATGCGGGGCAGCTTCAGGGTGATCATGGCAATGTTATTGAGAAAGCAGGGAGTATTCTATTTGCAGTTTTAGATACCCAATTAAACAGTGACCAACCGGGTACACCGGTGATGGCAACGATTGTCCAGGGGAAATTTAAAAAGGCTAAATTACTTGGAAGCTTTAAACGCGAAAACGATAAGCTTGTGATTATTTTTGACCGCATGTCTTTGCCAGCGCTTGACCACACGATATCAATTAAAGCCTATGCGATTAATGCAACAACGGCACAAAATGCATTAGCTTCTGATGTCGATAATCACTACTTACTGCGTTACGGTGGTCTGTTTGCATCTGCTTTCTTACAAGGTTTTGGCGAGTACTTTTCCCAAAGTGCATCAGGTGGGGTCTGTGGAAGTAGTTCGACTTGTATTGTTACTGGAGACCAATCTAATAATGAAGCAAATCGCACGACGAGAAAAGCGATTTACTCCGGTTTTGGACAAGTGGGGTCTATTCTTGCGGATAAAGCAAGTCGAGAGTTCGACCGTCCTCCGACTGTGACATTAAATCAAGGTGTTGGAATGGGAATATTATTTATGTCGGATGTGAAGGTATAA
- a CDS encoding DotD/TraH family lipoprotein (Members of this family include DotD of type IVB secretion systems and TraH of plasmid conjugative plasmid systems, both lipoproteins.) yields MKISWVVILSAVVAMVQGCSSQPTKVNMQSLENEQIKDNAEVQAALTRAVAQTSAALSSLSEIRRAQYPKQQVMPFANIHDSALNKNISINWYGPIGSIVKTIANVVGFDYQEFGKQPDLPILVNVNYQSTPALVALQNIELQANNKAAIKILPKQKIISLRYLTHD; encoded by the coding sequence GTGAAGATTTCCTGGGTGGTAATATTATCTGCGGTTGTTGCCATGGTTCAAGGCTGTTCTTCACAGCCAACTAAAGTGAATATGCAAAGTTTAGAAAATGAGCAAATCAAAGATAATGCTGAAGTGCAAGCGGCCTTAACGCGTGCAGTGGCTCAAACAAGTGCTGCGTTATCAAGTTTATCTGAGATTAGACGTGCTCAATATCCTAAGCAACAAGTGATGCCATTTGCGAATATTCATGATTCGGCTTTAAATAAAAATATTTCGATCAATTGGTACGGACCGATAGGGTCCATTGTTAAAACAATCGCAAATGTTGTAGGTTTTGATTATCAAGAGTTTGGTAAGCAGCCTGATTTGCCTATCTTAGTGAATGTTAATTATCAGTCTACTCCTGCACTAGTTGCCTTACAAAATATAGAACTACAAGCGAATAATAAAGCGGCGATTAAAATTTTACCGAAACAAAAAATTATTAGTTTACGGTACCTTACTCATGATTGA
- a CDS encoding type IV secretory system conjugative DNA transfer family protein translates to MIDHALYSLEQLSNLSNTSGQYQQKQHLTIRLQAIKDTALSLGAQAGLAAESKVLDSFLLKYSSKLDKIFDFNQLLLQSNVLPPVISDSSHSVNVGQDAQSIRAAGRTYKIISQVRFVTAPPTWRDYLYMSYAKPDLPNKILLPENEKEEIIWKKNISEGWKRGINQAVTIYKINLNRLVRDYTGMALYEKLLTQGLVSPVYVSKQYQGITGDKNKVTIDDWAWKIKNQPGLQVKSGLWQPVVGVDHHE, encoded by the coding sequence ATGATTGATCATGCCTTATACTCTTTAGAACAATTGAGTAATTTATCTAATACGTCAGGTCAGTATCAGCAAAAGCAACATTTGACGATACGGTTGCAAGCGATAAAAGACACAGCGCTCTCGCTTGGAGCACAAGCTGGTTTAGCCGCAGAGTCTAAAGTTCTCGATTCTTTTTTATTAAAGTACAGTAGCAAGCTTGATAAAATATTCGATTTTAACCAATTGCTATTGCAAAGTAATGTACTTCCTCCAGTTATTTCTGATTCCAGCCACTCGGTAAATGTTGGTCAAGATGCACAGTCAATTCGCGCTGCCGGTCGAACCTATAAAATAATAAGCCAGGTTCGGTTTGTCACGGCCCCTCCCACTTGGCGCGATTATCTGTATATGAGTTATGCTAAACCAGACTTGCCAAATAAAATTCTACTGCCGGAAAATGAAAAAGAAGAAATTATATGGAAAAAAAATATTTCAGAAGGTTGGAAGCGTGGTATTAACCAAGCAGTAACTATTTACAAAATTAACTTAAATAGATTGGTCCGAGACTATACCGGCATGGCTTTATACGAAAAACTTTTAACACAAGGCCTGGTGAGTCCTGTTTATGTTTCGAAGCAATACCAAGGCATTACGGGTGATAAAAATAAAGTGACGATTGATGACTGGGCATGGAAAATTAAAAACCAACCTGGTCTACAAGTCAAAAGCGGCTTGTGGCAACCTGTGGTGGGCGTTGATCATCATGAATAA
- a CDS encoding ATPase, T2SS/T4P/T4SS family, giving the protein MIVYWLFLHNQGASDITIQPGENVIADIQGLLYRVTARTLTLQEASDLINHIYGPNATAQVQSGTDLDTSYQLSIADEIFRYRVNITACQFQGYNGLQVTLRTITADPPPLANMGLDEQLRQSLTVPQGVAVISGATGSGKSTLLASLVANFLEQPESHLKVLTYESPIEYVYDNVIKPSSVVSQSEIPRHLPSFSAGVRNALRRKPGLILVGEARDKPTLEAVIEASLTGHPVYTTVHSNGVVDSFRRMVNLFAAEERQARLYDLIETVRVIIWQALVPTVDGSRMAVREYLVMTDEIKDRLYKFNGDNITGVLKEILRESGKTIACDIQDKLSLGIISEKTAKKFTLVK; this is encoded by the coding sequence TTGATCGTTTATTGGCTTTTTTTACATAATCAAGGCGCTTCGGATATTACCATTCAACCTGGTGAGAATGTGATTGCTGATATTCAAGGGTTACTGTATCGAGTGACCGCTAGGACACTGACTTTGCAAGAAGCGTCTGATTTAATCAATCATATTTATGGCCCAAATGCGACGGCTCAAGTGCAAAGTGGTACAGATTTAGATACTAGCTATCAGCTAAGCATTGCTGATGAGATTTTTCGTTATCGAGTGAATATTACAGCTTGCCAGTTTCAAGGCTATAATGGCCTACAAGTGACATTAAGAACAATTACCGCAGATCCGCCACCTTTGGCAAATATGGGCCTGGATGAGCAGTTGCGCCAAAGCTTAACGGTGCCTCAAGGGGTTGCTGTCATCAGCGGTGCAACGGGATCTGGTAAAAGTACTTTACTCGCCTCATTGGTCGCAAATTTCTTAGAACAGCCTGAAAGCCATTTGAAGGTGTTAACTTATGAATCACCGATTGAGTATGTCTATGATAATGTGATTAAGCCAAGTTCTGTGGTGAGTCAAAGTGAGATTCCAAGGCATTTACCGAGCTTTTCGGCTGGTGTTAGAAATGCATTACGTAGAAAGCCTGGATTAATTCTTGTCGGCGAAGCGCGAGATAAACCGACTTTAGAAGCGGTTATTGAAGCGTCACTGACTGGGCATCCTGTTTATACCACAGTACATAGTAATGGCGTGGTCGATAGTTTTCGGCGCATGGTTAATTTATTTGCTGCCGAAGAGCGTCAAGCACGGTTGTATGATTTGATTGAAACTGTGCGTGTGATTATCTGGCAAGCACTGGTACCAACCGTTGATGGTTCTCGCATGGCGGTTAGAGAATATTTAGTAATGACTGATGAGATTAAAGATCGCTTATATAAGTTTAATGGTGACAATATTACAGGCGTTTTAAAAGAGATATTGCGAGAGTCTGGAAAAACAATTGCCTGTGATATTCAAGATAAATTGTCTTTAGGAATAATTAGTGAGAAAACAGCTAAAAAATTCACTTTGGTTAAGTGA
- the icmT gene encoding IcmT/TraK family protein encodes MSQNELSTHWRDSAYYPKLFMLDARVCFPFLLFLLHMRMSTLLISLIAVIFLAILNKFNLTLRAFFTVLREAVAGSKKR; translated from the coding sequence ATGAGTCAAAATGAATTATCAACCCACTGGCGGGACTCTGCATATTATCCAAAGCTTTTTATGCTTGATGCACGGGTCTGCTTTCCATTTTTATTATTCTTGTTGCATATGCGCATGAGCACATTACTCATTTCATTAATTGCAGTTATTTTTTTAGCCATTTTAAATAAATTTAATCTGACACTTCGTGCTTTTTTTACAGTATTAAGAGAAGCAGTCGCGGGTAGTAAAAAAAGATAG
- a CDS encoding type IV secretory system conjugative DNA transfer family protein: protein MKTFRGIIQNQEQAQVESVRDLRGFHRRFGDLLKNRTGACVAIVALCLLSFIFSYLSDVLLLMILMVFWYSMWSSSMLPFKKPMHSKEVDPNNPKPGGNTPGDAEGIYHFGNEFNSNSELWFNNSDMRTHCLIFGSTGSGKTETLLSISYNALVQGSGFIYVDGKGDNSLFAKVFAMVRSMGREDDLLVINFMTGARDIIGPQKDIVSNTMNPFAVGSSSMLSQLVTSMMDSGGQGGGDGDMWKGRAISFIEALMRVLVYLRDQEALLLDAGTIRRYFTLEALEGLYHDKKILDQLGNESTYEDDIPFDVKDPLANYLVSLPGYKMDKKGEQSDKVYEQHGYIIMQLTRIFGSLADVYAHIIRTNLAEVDFKDVVLNRRILVVLLPALEKSPDELSNLGKLIIASLKAMLAAGLGDKVEGDYKDVIETKPTNSNTPYLCVLDEYGYYAVEGFAVVPAQARSLGFSVVFAGQDLPAFQKASKEEAASICANTNIKICMKLEDPQETWEFFRKNSG from the coding sequence ATGAAAACATTTAGAGGCATCATTCAAAATCAAGAGCAAGCCCAAGTTGAGTCCGTTCGTGACTTGCGTGGGTTTCATCGGCGCTTTGGTGATTTATTAAAAAATCGTACAGGGGCTTGTGTTGCTATTGTTGCTTTGTGTTTATTAAGCTTTATCTTTTCTTATTTGTCTGATGTTTTGTTGTTAATGATCTTAATGGTATTTTGGTATTCGATGTGGTCATCATCGATGTTGCCTTTTAAAAAGCCGATGCATAGTAAAGAAGTTGATCCAAATAACCCCAAGCCGGGTGGTAATACACCAGGGGATGCAGAAGGAATTTACCACTTTGGCAATGAATTTAATAGCAATAGTGAACTTTGGTTTAACAATTCAGATATGCGAACACACTGCTTGATTTTTGGCTCAACAGGAAGTGGTAAAACAGAAACCTTATTATCGATTTCTTATAATGCTTTGGTACAAGGTAGTGGTTTTATCTATGTTGATGGTAAAGGGGATAATTCTTTATTTGCAAAAGTATTTGCCATGGTGCGCTCGATGGGACGAGAAGATGATCTATTAGTGATCAACTTTATGACGGGTGCACGGGATATTATTGGTCCTCAAAAAGATATCGTTTCAAATACCATGAACCCCTTTGCCGTGGGGTCATCGAGTATGTTGTCGCAACTAGTGACAAGCATGATGGACTCAGGCGGTCAAGGTGGTGGTGATGGTGATATGTGGAAAGGCCGGGCTATTTCCTTTATTGAAGCATTAATGCGTGTTTTAGTCTATCTACGTGACCAAGAAGCACTATTATTGGATGCAGGAACGATCCGGCGTTACTTTACATTAGAGGCGCTAGAGGGCTTATATCATGATAAGAAAATATTAGACCAATTGGGCAACGAAAGCACTTATGAGGATGATATTCCTTTTGATGTAAAAGATCCTTTGGCTAATTACCTCGTCAGCTTGCCGGGTTATAAAATGGATAAAAAGGGTGAGCAGTCTGATAAAGTTTATGAGCAGCATGGTTATATTATCATGCAGTTGACTCGTATTTTTGGATCGCTAGCTGATGTGTATGCACATATTATTCGAACTAATTTGGCAGAAGTTGATTTTAAAGATGTTGTCTTAAATCGTCGTATTTTAGTTGTATTATTACCTGCACTTGAGAAATCTCCCGATGAACTTTCTAATTTAGGTAAGCTAATCATTGCATCATTAAAAGCCATGCTAGCTGCAGGTTTGGGTGATAAAGTAGAAGGGGATTATAAAGATGTTATCGAAACAAAGCCGACCAATTCAAATACCCCTTATTTATGCGTGTTGGATGAGTATGGTTATTATGCGGTAGAAGGATTTGCTGTTGTTCCTGCACAGGCTCGGTCGCTTGGTTTTTCGGTTGTTTTTGCTGGGCAAGATTTACCTGCTTTTCAAAAAGCGTCAAAGGAAGAAGCTGCATCAATTTGTGCGAATACGAATATTAAAATTTGTATGAAGCTTGAGGACCCACAAGAAACCTGGGAATTCTTCCGAAAAAACAGCGGGTGA